Genomic segment of Chrysiogenes arsenatis DSM 11915:
TACAAGCGTTTGTCGAACAGAGCAAACGAGACCAAGCGAACAGATAGCTCTGAGATTGATTTTTTTCGATAAGCACAGTATTCTCATCCCTCCAACATCTCAAAGGAATCTTCAATAACAATGTTACGATGTGTATCGCTCGCCATAGCATGTATTTTCGTCCATGTATGCACTTCAAGCGCTCACGCTGGCTGGCACAGCATGCAGCAAAGTCAAAGCGATTACCTGCGCGAGCACGCTGCGCAACGCAATATTCAAGCGCAGTTTACAGCAAGAGTTCAAGCGGAACCACAACCGCTGGAAACTCCCCCAGCATTACCCGTGCGAATCGCCATCGTATATCCCGCTAAGCAGATCTCAGATTACTGGCGGCGTAATATCACTGCATTCGAAGCGCGCATGCAGGCGCTCAACATTCCATACACACTCCAGACCTATTTTTCTGCCCCTTCAGGCGAAGCCCAACTCCAAGCACAACACATAGCGCTCGCCCTCCGTGAAGGGACGGACTATCTTATTCTTTCCGTCGATTCACCCCTTGCGATCAACCTTGTCGGACGCATCCTTCGCAGCCAAAGTGCCACCGTTATAGTGCAAAACCTCACCACTCCGTTTCGCGCGTGGGAATCAGCGCAACCTTTTCTCTACAGTGGATTCGACCACGAAGAAGGGGCACAACTACTCGCCAACTACTTTCAGCAAACATTTCCGTCTGGGGCTACATACGCCGTACTGATGGCCGACCAGCACGGAACCATTTCCACCCAACGTGGCAATACCTTTATCAAAGCGCTGGAACCTTCGCGCACGTTGCATCTTGTTGCCACGTATTATACCGATTTTTCGCGCACAAAGGCCGCGCAAGCTACGCAAGAGATTCTGGAACAATTTCCAGAGGTGAATTTTATTTATGCCTGTAGCACCGACATTGCCCTTGGCGCACTCGACACCCTTCGCAAAGCCGGAAAAACTCAAAGCATTCTCGTCAATGGGTGGGGCGGTGGCGATACGGAGCTTGAAGCGCTCCGTGCCGGAGAACTCGCCGTCACCGTCATGCGCATGAGCGATGACGCGGCTGTGGCGATGGCAGAAGCCATCGCACTCGATCTAGCCGGACACAAAGATCGCGTACCAACGATTTACTCTGGAGAATTTACCATTATTGAACGCGGTGCAACGCCAAAAGATATTGAACCACTTCTGCAACGAGCCTTCCGCTACTCGTCACCACCAGCAATGACTCCCGCTCAAAACACCACCACACATGAAGGGGATACCAGTCAATGAAACTTCGCCCAATCAGCCTTTCATGGCTCACGCTTGTACTGGCGATCGCACTCCTCCTCATTATCGTGGGCGCTGCTACATACTGGAGTTACACCGATTCCGTGCGGCGCTACGAGCGACAATCAAACAGCTTGTTTGAACAGGCTGAAAGCATTATTGAACTCACCCTTCAGCAGCACGCCCAAGCACTTGGACAGTCGTTAGAGACGATAGTGGACAAAATGTACACGGCACTCCCTACAGACAACCGCCGTGACTCGGCTCATCTCACCCAATTGTTGACCGAACAATATGCACTCCACTCGGCGTACTCGCTTGATGTGCTGGCCTACGCCGACCAATTAAGCGGCACCCCCTTAATCGACGTCAGCCTAGAACATTTCACCTTCGGTCAACTTCTGCAAACATTTGAAAAACAACTGTTCCGCTTTGCTCAACCCACCATCCTCTCCTTCCGCACAGAGCCCTCGTCAGAACCACTCACCCTGATGTTGCTAGAAAAAGCGGTGGTCGACCCTGTCAGTGGCCGCAGCATGGGAACACTGTACGGTGGCATCGTGCTCAGCCATCATGGACGCATCCTTGCTGAAATCGGCCAAAAAGCACAACTGGCTCGTGTCGAATTGATAGACGAAACAGGCCAACTCCTTGCGTCCAGTCAACGTGGCACTCCAGAAAATACGGCACTGCGACTCTGCCCTGACACGACCCAAAACGCACCGAGCAGCCATATCACACGCTGCTATCCACTCATCGGATCTGCTTCTATTCGCATTCTGCTGGAAACCCCGCCCGACCTCTTCGCCAGCCTGCGCCAAGACGTTCACCATCGACTCACGTGGATAGTACTGTTGAGCGCGCTCCTGATCGTTGCTGGTGCAGCAATATACCAACAACTGATCTCGCGAGCGCTGCGGACATTTATCCGCTATACCCGACGTTTAGCCGTCCGGCGCGAACACACCCCATTTGTCCCCACCATGATCGCCGAATTCAACCTTGCCGGAGAAGCGCTGGAGCGGATGCACAGTGAACAAAAAGCCTACGAAGATCGCATTCGCTATCAAGCAACGCACGACCCCTTGACAGGGCTCCCCAATCGCACCCGCTTTATGGAACAACTGCGCAGCGCACTGAAAAATACGCAATCAAAGAAACTGGCCGTACTTTTTATCGACCTCGACCGCTTTAAAGTCATCAACGATACCCTTGGCCACCATATTGGTGACGAGGTACTCATTGGCGTTTCGAAACGATTCCGGCGCGTACCAATACTGTGCGATACCGTCAGCCGCTTTGGTGGCGACGAATTCGTGGCATACATCGAAAACATTGACACTCAGGAAAATGGTGGCCACATTGCGCAAGCCATTCTGGACACGTTTCAGGCACCCTTTCATGCCGGCGGGCAAGATCTGTTCCTCCGCTGTTCTATCGGACTGAGCCTCTATCCCGATGACGCCCGGAATGCCGAAGGACTTTTGCGCCATGCTGACAGCGCCATGTATCGCGCGAAAGCTTTTGGACGCAATAACTACCAGTTTTACACCGCCGCTATGAGCTTTCAGGCTCAGGAGCGACTCAGCCTTGAATCAGATCTGCATCGTGCCCTTGATAACCACGAATTTCTCCTCTACTACCAGCCAAAAATTGAACTGGAGAGTGGCGCAATAACCGGTATGGAAGCGCTTTTACGTTGGAAACACCCTCAGCATGGCATCATGTCGCCCGACAACTTTATTCCTATACTGGAAGAAGTTGGACTCATCGTCCCCGTCGGCGAATGGGTATTGTGGGAAGCCGCAAAAGCCTGTGCCAAGTGGCAACAACAAGCAGGCCGGCCACTGCAAGTCGCCGTGAACCTTTCCTATCGACAGCTCCAGCAGCGCAACTTTGCCAACACTGTCGCCACAGTTCTGCGCGAAACAGGTCTGGAACCCGCTATGCTCGAACTCGAAATCACCGAAAGCATGGTTATGGAAGACCTTGAACTGGTTATATCGACGTTGCAAGGGCTCCACCAACTTGGCGTTTCTATCGCCATCGATGACTTTGGTACTGGCTACACCTCTCTGAGCCATATCAAACGACTGCCACTATCAACCCTGAAAATCGATAAATCATTCGTGATGAACCTTGATGACGACAGTAACAACGCGACCATTATCAGCGCTGTTATCGGCCTATCGCGCAACTTCGGACTTGCTGTCGTCGCAGAAGGGGTGGAACGACCAAGCCATATCGAATGGCTCAAAAATGCCGGATGCCAAATCGCGCAAGGATACCATTTCAGCCGCCCGCTTCCAGAAGAAGCGTTTGTCCAGTACCTGCAAGAGAAGCTGAATAGTTCAGCACGTAACAATTAAAAGACACATCACCCAAATCTCCCCGCAAGAACCGTTCCGCATGCACCACATGTGCCATCTGCCTCTACGTTGATTCCCAGAATCGTATAACGGTGACGGTCGATCAGTCGCGCACCACAGCCGGAACACCACGTGGATTCGCCATCCCTATCACTGACATTCCCTACATACACGTAGTGCATACCAGCGTCCAGTGCGATTTTGCGCGCCCGTACAAGCGTTTGCACCGGAGTGGCCACAACGTCTTGCAATTGGTGTGTTGGAAAAAATGCCGAAAAATGGAGTGGCACATCAGGGCCGAGTTCCCGATAACACCATTGCGCCATCGCGGTAATCTCTTCGGTCGTATCATTTAAGCCCGGAATCAACAACGTTGTCAGCTCCAGCCAGCACGACGTTTCATGGCGTACCATCGCAATCAGGTCGAGTACCGGCTGGAGACGTGCGCGACACCAGCGAACATAAAACTCATCGCGAAAGCTTTTCAGGTCGATATTCGCGCCATCCATGCGGGAAAAAAACTCGCGCGCTGGAGTAAGATTCATAAAGCCCGCCGTCACGGCGACGGTGTGTATCCCCAGCGCATGACAGGCATCGGCGGTATCCATCGCATATTCAGCAAAAATCACCGGATCGTTGTAGGTAAATGCCACGCTTTGTGCGCCGGAGCGTTT
This window contains:
- a CDS encoding substrate-binding domain-containing protein codes for the protein MQQSQSDYLREHAAQRNIQAQFTARVQAEPQPLETPPALPVRIAIVYPAKQISDYWRRNITAFEARMQALNIPYTLQTYFSAPSGEAQLQAQHIALALREGTDYLILSVDSPLAINLVGRILRSQSATVIVQNLTTPFRAWESAQPFLYSGFDHEEGAQLLANYFQQTFPSGATYAVLMADQHGTISTQRGNTFIKALEPSRTLHLVATYYTDFSRTKAAQATQEILEQFPEVNFIYACSTDIALGALDTLRKAGKTQSILVNGWGGGDTELEALRAGELAVTVMRMSDDAAVAMAEAIALDLAGHKDRVPTIYSGEFTIIERGATPKDIEPLLQRAFRYSSPPAMTPAQNTTTHEGDTSQ
- a CDS encoding putative bifunctional diguanylate cyclase/phosphodiesterase, with the protein product MKLRPISLSWLTLVLAIALLLIIVGAATYWSYTDSVRRYERQSNSLFEQAESIIELTLQQHAQALGQSLETIVDKMYTALPTDNRRDSAHLTQLLTEQYALHSAYSLDVLAYADQLSGTPLIDVSLEHFTFGQLLQTFEKQLFRFAQPTILSFRTEPSSEPLTLMLLEKAVVDPVSGRSMGTLYGGIVLSHHGRILAEIGQKAQLARVELIDETGQLLASSQRGTPENTALRLCPDTTQNAPSSHITRCYPLIGSASIRILLETPPDLFASLRQDVHHRLTWIVLLSALLIVAGAAIYQQLISRALRTFIRYTRRLAVRREHTPFVPTMIAEFNLAGEALERMHSEQKAYEDRIRYQATHDPLTGLPNRTRFMEQLRSALKNTQSKKLAVLFIDLDRFKVINDTLGHHIGDEVLIGVSKRFRRVPILCDTVSRFGGDEFVAYIENIDTQENGGHIAQAILDTFQAPFHAGGQDLFLRCSIGLSLYPDDARNAEGLLRHADSAMYRAKAFGRNNYQFYTAAMSFQAQERLSLESDLHRALDNHEFLLYYQPKIELESGAITGMEALLRWKHPQHGIMSPDNFIPILEEVGLIVPVGEWVLWEAAKACAKWQQQAGRPLQVAVNLSYRQLQQRNFANTVATVLRETGLEPAMLELEITESMVMEDLELVISTLQGLHQLGVSIAIDDFGTGYTSLSHIKRLPLSTLKIDKSFVMNLDDDSNNATIISAVIGLSRNFGLAVVAEGVERPSHIEWLKNAGCQIAQGYHFSRPLPEEAFVQYLQEKLNSSARNN
- the amrS gene encoding AmmeMemoRadiSam system radical SAM enzyme, which produces MERTIDHAPARWWHAVADGSIQCDLCPHGCTLREGQRGACFVRANLQGAMSLTTYGRSSGFAIDPIEKKPLYHFYPGSQILSFGTAGCNLSCRFCQNWQLSHAQSMDTVQESAPPQAIAQAAKRSGAQSVAFTYNDPVIFAEYAMDTADACHALGIHTVAVTAGFMNLTPAREFFSRMDGANIDLKSFRDEFYVRWCRARLQPVLDLIAMVRHETSCWLELTTLLIPGLNDTTEEITAMAQWCYRELGPDVPLHFSAFFPTHQLQDVVATPVQTLVRARKIALDAGMHYVYVGNVSDRDGESTWCSGCGARLIDRHRYTILGINVEADGTCGACGTVLAGRFG